The Chlamydia sp. genomic sequence AAGACAACGCGCCTTTATATCAATTGGTATTAAACACTCTGAACACAGCCAAAGAATCCGGCTTTGTTTTAGGAGGAGGAGCAGCTCTTCTTTATGCCACTCAAAATCTTCCAATGCTCCCCGCATATTCTCAAGAAGAACATGCTGCAACTCATATTTTACAAACAGCCTGCCGTTCTCTCTTAGAACAACTGGTTAACTCTGTGCATATGGACGGGAAACTTGTCGCTGACAAACTCTGTGCATTGGGAACACCAAGTCTTGGCTTTAATGTTCTTTCACAGCAAATAGAGGATATGATCTCAGCGGGGATAATTGTACCACTACAGACAGTCATGGATACGTTTTCCTACTCTCTACATGCTGCTATAGATCTTCTCCAAGTTTCTTACACAACACCTCTTTTTCCCATGACAAAAGAGAAAAATACTTAATTTTTACTCACTATCTGCCTATCATAAAAAAGAAAGATCTTTTTGATATCTCCGCTTTATGTCGAAAAAGCCCTCTACAGTCTTTAGACTTATCCATTGCTCTGATATCCATTTTTGTGTCCTTCCAAAAAATCCTTTCCAATGCTTCAACAAACGTTTTAAAGGATTATTACGCCAACTTATGGGGGGAGTATCTTTCCGAGCTCGTGCTATCTCTAAGCGGTTTCCACAACTCGTAAAAGAACTCGAAGCTGATGCTGTCTGTGTAACTGGAGATCTCACTATCACAGCTCTTGGTGCAGAGTTTCGCTTGGCTAAAGAGTTTCTCAATCGCATAGCATCCCTTGCTTCTGTATATATAGTTCCTGGGAACCACGACGTGTATACTTATCGAGCATTAAAGAAACAGACTTTTTATTCATATTTCCCAAATTCTGAACTCCAAACTCGCCGTATAGCTTTTCAAAGACTTACCCCCATATGGTGGCTAGTTTTATTAGACTGTTCCTGCTTTAATGGCTGGTGTGCTGCAAATGGTAGGGTAACAGCTTCTCAAATCCACGATTTAGAACAGTTCCTTTCTTCGCTCCCTCCTTCCGAGAAAGTCATTATAGCTAATCACTATCCGCTCTCTCCCACAACAAGGCCTGCCCATGATTTATTGAATTATGCTCCTTTAAAATCTTTGTTAATGAATTTTCCTTCAGTACAACTGTACCTACACGGCCATGACCATCATGTGGAACTCGATCATCTCCCTCCTTTAGTAATAAACAGCGGCTCATTAACTCTTCCCTCAAATGCTCGTTTTCATGTTATAGATTTACATCCAGAAGGGCGGTATCAGATTTTTACGGCAGCATTAACCAATCTTATGGAAATAACTGCACCGTTAAAAATCTCTATTGAAGAAACTACCTTCTCTTTATAAGCTCTTTGTACCAAAGTTTAGAACTTCGAACCCCGAAAACTTACTATGAAAGAAAAAAAAGTGCTCGAAATATCCCCAGAAGCCGCCCTTTTGAAAAAATTGCGTGACCGGGCTATCTCTCAGCAAGAAATTCAAAAAAGAAAATCTTGGGTAGAAAAATTGGCAGCTATGCCCGTATCAACAAGAGATCATATGGAAACGAAAGAATCTCCAGAACCTTCTCAATTGTTCCGAAAAATAGCAGAACGCCTTCTCGAAAAAGGGGCTTAAAGCCCCTTTGTTTTATTTTGATACACGGGACTCGTAACTTCCTGTTCGCGTATCTACCTTTACAACTTCACCCTCTTCAATAAAAATGGGAACCATAATCTTTGCCCCAGTGTTTGTTGTTGCAGGCTTCAATACCCGCCCTGACGCCGTATCTCCGCGAACCCCAGGAGCTGTTTCTGCAATAGATAGCTCCATAAAAATTGGGGGCTCAACAGAAATCACTTCCCCATTGTAAAGAACAAGAGTATACATTGTATCTTCTAACAGCCACTGCCGTACATTTTCCAACTTCTCCCAAAAGATCAACTCCTGTTCGAAGGTCTCATCATCCATAAAGGTAGCACCTTCCTGGTCTGTATACAGGAGACGCATCTGCTGTTCCCGAACATCGGCAGTTTCGATAGACTCCCCAGATTTAAAAGTTTTTTCTATCACACGCCCCGTCAGAAAATTTTTTACTTTAATTCTATTAAAAGCCTGTCCTTTCCCCGGCTTAACAAAATCATTCTGTAAGATTATATAAGGTTGGCCATCGATCTCAACACGCAATCCTACACGAAATTCACTAGTGCTTACACGAACCATAACACGCTTAACCCGTTATCTTTTCCTCTCTATGTTATCGTTCTCTCCTAAGCTTTGTCCAGAAGAATGTCATAAGGGAAATTCTTTCCTTCTTACAAAAAAGAAAACTATACTTTTAAGCAACACAACTATTACACTTCCGAGAACAACTCATACCTATTTAGCCTAGAGTTCTTAGAAAAAATGTTTTTTCTAAAAAAAAAGAATTTCAATTATTTATGGATCTTAATCAGAAAAAAATTAGCGAAGAAACTATCGCTTGCGACATGTTGGAGCGTTATACTGGCTCAGCTACTCAAGACTTTCAACCGTATCTTCTCCTCACCAACTTTGCCTATTATGTAGATGTTTTTGCAGAAATTTATCAGGTCCCTGTTTCTCAAGGATCTATGTTTTCTGCAGCACATGCTCCTCAAATCCGTACCTCTATCATTGATTTTAAATTAGGATCTCCAGGAGCGGCACTTACTGTAGATCTATGCTCTTTTCTTCCCAATGCTTTAGCAGCACTTATGTTGGGCATGTGCGGAGGTCTACGCTCGCATTATCAGGTAGGGGATTATTTTGTACCTGTTGCTAGCATCCG encodes the following:
- a CDS encoding metallophosphoesterase, which encodes MSKKPSTVFRLIHCSDIHFCVLPKNPFQCFNKRFKGLLRQLMGGVSFRARAISKRFPQLVKELEADAVCVTGDLTITALGAEFRLAKEFLNRIASLASVYIVPGNHDVYTYRALKKQTFYSYFPNSELQTRRIAFQRLTPIWWLVLLDCSCFNGWCAANGRVTASQIHDLEQFLSSLPPSEKVIIANHYPLSPTTRPAHDLLNYAPLKSLLMNFPSVQLYLHGHDHHVELDHLPPLVINSGSLTLPSNARFHVIDLHPEGRYQIFTAALTNLMEITAPLKISIEETTFSL
- the efp gene encoding elongation factor P — encoded protein: MVRVSTSEFRVGLRVEIDGQPYIILQNDFVKPGKGQAFNRIKVKNFLTGRVIEKTFKSGESIETADVREQQMRLLYTDQEGATFMDDETFEQELIFWEKLENVRQWLLEDTMYTLVLYNGEVISVEPPIFMELSIAETAPGVRGDTASGRVLKPATTNTGAKIMVPIFIEEGEVVKVDTRTGSYESRVSK